The following are from one region of the Bacillus methanolicus MGA3 genome:
- a CDS encoding adenine phosphoribosyltransferase translates to MDLKQYVTIVPDWPKPGIEFKDITTLMDNGAAYKYATDQIVDYARKKNIDIVVGPEARGFIIGCPVAYSLGVGFAPVRKDGKLPRETIKVKYGLEYGEDVLTIHKDAIKPGQRVLITDDLLATGGTIEATIKLVEKLGGIVAGIAFLIELTYLEGRNKLKGYDILTLIQF, encoded by the coding sequence ATGGATTTAAAACAATACGTTACGATCGTTCCCGATTGGCCTAAACCGGGCATTGAATTTAAAGATATTACTACATTAATGGATAATGGCGCTGCATATAAATATGCAACAGACCAGATTGTTGACTATGCACGCAAAAAGAATATTGATATTGTAGTAGGTCCTGAAGCAAGGGGCTTTATTATTGGCTGCCCTGTTGCTTATTCGTTGGGAGTCGGTTTTGCGCCTGTCCGCAAGGATGGAAAACTGCCTCGTGAAACAATAAAAGTCAAATATGGTCTTGAATACGGAGAAGACGTATTAACAATTCATAAGGATGCCATCAAACCCGGTCAGCGAGTCTTAATTACGGATGACTTGCTCGCAACTGGCGGTACAATTGAAGCGACCATTAAATTAGTTGAAAAGCTCGGCGGGATTGTAGCCGGAATCGCTTTTTTAATTGAGCTGACATACTTGGAAGGACGCAATAAGCTTAAAGGCTATGATATTTTAACTTTAATCCAGTTTTAA
- the recJ gene encoding single-stranded-DNA-specific exonuclease RecJ: MLKSKTRWVVRQSDRKKAEKLMQELNITPLVASLLVNRGIDTVESARYFLFPKDQSFHDPYLFKDMDKAVERIRLAIERQEPILIYGDYDADGVSSTSVMMMTLRDLGANVDFYIPNRFSEGYGPNEAAFRLAAKRGFKLIITVDTGISALHEANVASELGIDLIITDHHEPGPVLPKALAIIHPKLKDSTYPFRELAGVGVAFKLSHALYGHVPEHFLEIVAIGTIADLVSLKGENRLIAYKGIQQLKATKNIGLQSLLKLSGIEPESIDEETIGFVIAPRLNAAGRLESAEPAVDLLLTDDQDKAEMLAKKIDLLNKERQELVNAITEEAIKEVESYYPPEENQVLVIGKEGWNSGVIGIVASRLVEKFYRPVIVFSFDTEKGLAKGSARSIDGFDLFKNLSACRDILPHFGGHPMAAGMNLHLKDVDELRIRLNDLAKEQLTEEDFIPKTYLDGKIELSDIHLTAIEQMQMLAPYGVDNPKPKVMIENVNIAAIRKIGSDQSHLKITIESNGASLDGIGFGLGHYYEHISPFSKLSVIGELAINEWNNIRKPQVFLQDLAVQSWQLFDFRGLKRFDKLAELVPRENRKWIVFNEENVPKFKGILNDEICLITSCEDAIKMEVDGLNLVLADLPPSKKILEHLLAGKKPARIYAQFYKENSDFFSTMPTRDHFKWFYAFLAKKGTFDLKRHGDDLAKYRGWTKETIEFMSQVFFELKFVTINNGFITLEKNISKRDLSDSKTYQKKLAQFTLENDLLYSSFQQLKGWFDKLFQESVKNEEAMKEWI; the protein is encoded by the coding sequence ATGTTAAAGTCAAAAACAAGGTGGGTTGTCCGCCAATCCGACCGGAAGAAAGCAGAAAAATTAATGCAAGAATTAAACATTACTCCCCTGGTAGCATCATTGCTAGTTAATCGCGGAATCGATACCGTGGAAAGTGCACGGTATTTTCTATTTCCAAAAGATCAGTCTTTTCATGATCCTTATTTATTTAAGGACATGGATAAAGCTGTAGAAAGGATTCGTCTGGCGATTGAAAGGCAAGAGCCGATATTAATATATGGCGATTATGATGCTGATGGAGTCAGCAGTACTTCTGTGATGATGATGACATTAAGAGATTTGGGTGCAAATGTTGACTTTTACATACCCAATCGTTTTTCTGAAGGATATGGTCCAAATGAAGCGGCTTTCAGACTGGCAGCAAAAAGAGGGTTTAAGCTCATAATCACGGTTGATACAGGTATTTCTGCCCTTCATGAAGCAAACGTTGCCAGTGAACTTGGAATCGATTTAATCATTACCGATCATCACGAACCGGGACCCGTACTTCCAAAAGCTTTGGCGATCATTCATCCAAAATTGAAAGACAGTACATATCCATTTCGTGAATTAGCTGGTGTAGGAGTAGCTTTTAAGCTTTCCCACGCGCTTTATGGACATGTGCCGGAACATTTTCTTGAAATTGTTGCAATTGGGACAATAGCAGACCTTGTTTCTCTTAAAGGAGAAAACCGCCTGATTGCCTATAAAGGAATACAACAACTAAAGGCAACGAAAAACATCGGACTACAAAGTCTGTTAAAATTAAGCGGCATTGAACCGGAATCGATTGATGAAGAAACGATCGGCTTTGTTATTGCACCGAGGCTCAATGCCGCCGGAAGGCTTGAAAGTGCAGAACCAGCAGTCGATTTATTATTGACTGATGATCAGGATAAAGCGGAAATGCTGGCGAAAAAAATCGACCTGTTAAATAAGGAACGGCAAGAGCTTGTTAATGCGATTACAGAAGAAGCTATAAAAGAAGTTGAAAGCTATTATCCGCCTGAAGAAAATCAAGTTCTTGTTATTGGAAAAGAAGGCTGGAATTCCGGAGTGATTGGAATTGTTGCTTCAAGACTAGTTGAGAAGTTTTATAGACCTGTGATTGTTTTTAGTTTTGATACAGAAAAAGGGTTGGCTAAAGGATCTGCAAGAAGCATAGATGGTTTTGATTTGTTCAAAAACCTTTCTGCATGCAGAGATATCTTGCCGCATTTTGGCGGCCATCCAATGGCAGCAGGAATGAATTTACATCTCAAAGATGTGGATGAGCTTCGTATCAGACTTAATGATCTGGCAAAAGAACAGTTGACAGAAGAAGATTTTATCCCGAAAACATATTTGGATGGTAAAATAGAATTAAGCGATATCCATTTAACCGCTATCGAACAAATGCAAATGCTTGCTCCTTACGGTGTGGACAATCCGAAACCGAAAGTGATGATCGAAAATGTAAATATCGCAGCCATTAGAAAAATCGGCTCGGACCAAAGCCATCTGAAAATAACAATTGAAAGTAATGGAGCATCGCTTGATGGCATTGGTTTTGGGTTGGGACATTATTATGAACATATTTCCCCTTTTTCCAAACTGTCGGTAATTGGAGAATTAGCCATTAATGAGTGGAACAATATTCGCAAACCGCAAGTTTTTCTTCAAGATTTGGCTGTTCAATCATGGCAGCTGTTTGATTTTCGCGGTTTAAAGCGTTTTGACAAATTAGCAGAGCTTGTACCGCGCGAAAATCGAAAATGGATCGTTTTTAACGAAGAAAACGTGCCAAAATTTAAAGGCATCCTAAATGATGAAATCTGTCTTATAACTTCGTGTGAAGATGCTATAAAAATGGAAGTTGACGGATTGAATCTCGTTTTGGCTGATCTGCCGCCATCCAAGAAAATCCTGGAACATCTTTTAGCCGGCAAAAAACCTGCCAGAATATATGCTCAATTTTATAAAGAAAACAGTGACTTTTTTAGCACCATGCCGACGAGGGACCATTTCAAATGGTTTTATGCTTTTTTAGCAAAAAAAGGAACGTTCGATCTTAAACGCCATGGGGACGATCTAGCTAAATACAGAGGCTGGACGAAAGAAACAATTGAATTTATGTCGCAGGTGTTTTTTGAACTGAAATTTGTTACAATAAACAATGGTTTTATAACATTAGAAAAAAATATTAGCAAACGGGATCTATCAGATTCAAAAACTTACCAGAAAAAGCTGGCGCAATTTACTCTGGAAAATGATTTATTATATTCATCGTTTCAGCAGTTAAAAGGCTGGTTCGACAAGCTCTTCCAAGAGTCAGTGAAAAATGAGGAGGCAATGAAAGAATGGATTTAA
- a CDS encoding cation diffusion facilitator family transporter gives MEKVERFKKAEFAAIVGVAGNILLAIVKSVIGIYANSKALIADAVHSASDIAGSLAVYIGLRAAKRPPDEDHPYGHGKAESIAAIIVAILLLLAGIEIGKSSVEAFFDPIEPPKMIAVAAVIISIIIKEWMFRYKYNLGKKLNSNALIVNAYEHRSDVYSSIAALIGIGASIIGGKMGIDWLEYADPLAGVIVSMMVLKMAWNLGKESIHNTLDHVLHDEDTEELRKIIENVPEVKKIDMLHAREHGHYVIIDLKISVDPLMTVEEGHRVGKRVKKKLLDVANVQNVLVHINPYNGDND, from the coding sequence TTGGAAAAAGTAGAACGTTTTAAAAAAGCTGAGTTTGCTGCAATTGTAGGGGTTGCAGGGAACATTTTATTAGCTATTGTAAAATCTGTGATAGGGATCTATGCCAACAGTAAAGCACTTATTGCCGATGCGGTGCATTCAGCCTCTGATATAGCCGGTTCGTTGGCTGTGTATATCGGATTACGGGCTGCCAAGAGACCGCCTGATGAAGATCACCCATATGGTCATGGGAAGGCAGAATCGATTGCAGCGATTATCGTAGCAATATTGCTCCTGCTTGCTGGAATTGAAATAGGCAAAAGTTCGGTTGAAGCTTTTTTTGATCCGATTGAACCGCCAAAAATGATTGCTGTAGCGGCAGTGATAATTTCAATCATCATAAAAGAGTGGATGTTTCGATATAAATACAATTTAGGAAAAAAGTTAAATAGTAATGCATTAATAGTTAACGCGTATGAGCACCGGTCAGATGTCTATTCTTCAATTGCTGCTCTAATCGGTATAGGGGCCTCGATCATTGGCGGAAAAATGGGGATTGATTGGCTCGAATATGCCGATCCTTTAGCAGGAGTCATTGTTTCTATGATGGTTCTTAAAATGGCCTGGAATCTCGGGAAAGAATCGATTCATAACACACTTGATCATGTGTTGCATGACGAGGATACCGAGGAACTTCGAAAAATCATAGAAAACGTGCCTGAAGTGAAGAAAATTGACATGCTGCATGCAAGAGAGCACGGTCATTACGTCATTATTGATCTGAAAATTTCAGTGGATCCGCTAATGACCGTTGAAGAAGGTCATCGGGTAGGTAAGAGAGTAAAGAAAAAGCTTCTGGATGTTGCCAATGTCCAAAATGTGCTAGTTCATATTAATCCATACAATGGAGATAATGACTAA
- the secDF gene encoding protein translocase subunit SecDF: MVKKGPIVAFLIFIVVFGTIMGATTKNILDNIKLGLDLQGGFEILYEVSPAEKGQKIDEKVLASTAEALDKRVNVLGVSEPNIQTEGNNRIRVQLAGVKDQNKARKILSTEANLSFRDVNDKKLLDGSDLAEGGAKQTFDDQGRPCVSLKLKSAEKFKEVTQKIVNMGEGKNFLVIWLDFEEGKDSFNAEVMKKHPKFLSAPRVEQVFNQDTVQIVGNFTIEEAKTLASLLNAGALPVKLNEIYSTSVGAQFGEQALQKTVIAGIIGVLAVYLFMIFYYRFPGFIAAITLTVFNYLTLLIFDWMHVVLTLPGIAALILGVGMAVDANIITYERIREEIKVGRSIKAAFKAGNQNSISTVTDANLTTLLAGVVLFFYGTSSVKGFATSLIISILISFITNVYLSRWLLGLWVDSGILKNKPGWFGVKKSEIRDISENIVTLDLPTKFDRFDFVKYRRKFFLVSGILLAAGIIVLSVFRLNLAIDFTSGTRVELLSKKPLSTEKISAELKKLNLQTDDIVLSGENKNIGVARFKGVLSKEEISKLKMHFDKTLKADTTVSTVTPTVGKELAKNALVALMISSLGLIVFVTFRFELPMAVSAVIALLYATFFVVPFFSVTRLEVDITFIAALLTIVGYSINDTIVTFDRMRENMQKRMRLKSYEDIVNVVNTSIRQTLGRSVNTVLMVILTVIALLIFGSESIRPFSIALVVGLVVGTYSSIFIAAQLWVEWKYKELKKKGVLITYKEKRKFSDEPQV; the protein is encoded by the coding sequence ATGGTAAAAAAAGGTCCCATCGTTGCTTTTCTTATCTTTATTGTCGTATTTGGTACTATCATGGGAGCAACGACAAAAAACATTTTGGATAATATTAAACTCGGGCTTGATCTTCAAGGCGGATTTGAAATTTTATATGAAGTCAGTCCTGCGGAAAAGGGACAAAAAATTGATGAAAAAGTTCTTGCCAGCACCGCTGAAGCACTTGATAAACGTGTAAATGTGCTTGGTGTCAGTGAACCGAATATTCAAACAGAGGGAAATAACCGAATTCGCGTTCAGCTTGCAGGGGTAAAGGACCAAAATAAGGCCCGAAAAATTTTGTCAACAGAAGCAAACCTATCATTTCGCGATGTAAATGATAAAAAATTGCTGGATGGTTCAGACCTTGCAGAGGGCGGGGCAAAGCAAACATTTGACGATCAGGGAAGACCGTGTGTTTCTTTGAAGTTAAAAAGCGCTGAGAAATTTAAGGAAGTAACACAAAAAATTGTAAACATGGGAGAGGGAAAGAATTTTCTCGTTATCTGGCTTGATTTTGAGGAAGGAAAAGATTCCTTTAATGCGGAAGTGATGAAAAAACATCCTAAATTCTTATCGGCTCCGCGTGTAGAACAGGTATTTAACCAGGATACCGTACAAATTGTCGGAAATTTTACGATTGAAGAAGCGAAAACGCTAGCATCACTGTTAAATGCCGGTGCTTTGCCTGTGAAGCTGAATGAGATTTATTCTACCTCTGTCGGTGCACAATTCGGGGAACAGGCGTTGCAAAAAACAGTAATTGCCGGTATTATTGGGGTTCTGGCAGTTTACTTGTTTATGATTTTCTATTATCGCTTTCCTGGATTCATTGCAGCAATTACATTAACCGTATTTAATTACTTGACTCTTCTAATATTTGACTGGATGCACGTTGTTTTAACCTTGCCGGGCATCGCTGCATTGATCCTTGGTGTCGGGATGGCTGTAGATGCCAATATCATCACTTATGAACGTATTAGAGAAGAAATCAAGGTTGGACGGTCGATCAAAGCAGCGTTTAAAGCAGGAAACCAAAATTCAATATCAACTGTTACCGACGCGAACCTTACAACACTTCTAGCCGGAGTGGTCTTATTCTTCTATGGAACAAGCTCTGTAAAAGGATTTGCGACGAGCTTAATTATCAGTATTTTAATAAGTTTTATCACAAATGTATATTTGTCAAGATGGCTGCTTGGATTATGGGTTGACAGCGGGATTCTCAAGAACAAGCCCGGCTGGTTTGGAGTTAAGAAAAGTGAGATTAGGGATATCTCGGAGAATATCGTTACCCTTGACTTGCCAACAAAATTTGACAGATTCGACTTTGTCAAATACCGCAGAAAATTCTTTCTCGTATCGGGAATTCTTTTGGCAGCTGGGATTATCGTTCTCTCTGTATTCCGATTAAATCTCGCAATTGATTTTACTAGCGGTACCCGGGTGGAGCTCCTTTCAAAAAAACCTTTATCAACTGAAAAGATTTCAGCTGAGCTGAAAAAATTAAATCTCCAAACAGATGATATTGTCTTATCTGGTGAAAATAAAAATATAGGTGTTGCACGATTTAAGGGAGTTTTATCGAAAGAAGAAATTTCTAAATTAAAAATGCATTTTGATAAAACATTAAAAGCAGATACAACTGTCAGCACTGTTACTCCTACAGTTGGGAAGGAACTTGCTAAAAATGCTCTTGTTGCATTAATGATTTCCTCTTTGGGGCTTATCGTTTTTGTAACGTTCCGATTTGAGCTGCCAATGGCAGTTTCTGCAGTAATTGCATTATTATATGCTACATTCTTTGTTGTTCCGTTTTTCAGTGTTACGCGTCTGGAAGTAGATATTACATTTATTGCAGCCTTATTAACAATTGTTGGTTACTCGATAAATGATACAATCGTAACATTTGACCGGATGCGCGAGAATATGCAGAAAAGGATGCGCCTGAAATCGTATGAAGACATCGTGAATGTCGTTAATACAAGTATCCGGCAAACTCTTGGACGTTCTGTCAATACTGTGTTAATGGTTATTCTTACAGTTATCGCACTGTTGATTTTCGGAAGTGAATCGATCCGCCCGTTTTCGATCGCATTGGTCGTTGGTCTAGTGGTAGGAACTTATTCATCGATTTTCATTGCCGCACAATTATGGGTTGAATGGAAATATAAAGAACTTAAGAAAAAAGGTGTCCTTATTACTTACAAAGAAAAAAGAAAGTTTTCAGATGAACCTCAAGTATAA
- a CDS encoding post-transcriptional regulator, with the protein MNVGHEYDRFRTLVKPALESKLNEFRLLGYEKITEQELWDFLTKKKWKKVREEIHLYQIVQEILSVQVNEYMNFATVEAFKLTDFDINSEESRKELLK; encoded by the coding sequence ATGAATGTCGGCCATGAATATGATCGTTTTCGCACATTAGTAAAACCTGCATTGGAAAGCAAATTGAACGAATTTCGATTGCTCGGTTATGAAAAAATTACCGAACAGGAATTATGGGACTTTTTAACAAAAAAGAAATGGAAGAAAGTTCGGGAGGAAATCCATCTCTATCAAATTGTTCAGGAAATCTTGTCTGTCCAAGTGAACGAATATATGAATTTTGCTACTGTTGAAGCTTTTAAACTGACTGATTTTGATATAAATAGTGAGGAATCTAGAAAAGAACTTTTGAAATAA
- the spoVB gene encoding stage V sporulation protein B — MSKFLKGTIILLIAGLVTRVLGFINRIVIARFIGEEGVGLYMMAFPTLMLVIAITQLGLPVAISKNVAEAEAKGDFQKVKKILVVSLATTVSLSVIFTPSLIILAPYLSETLFTDSRTIYPLLAIAPIVPIVAVSSVIRGYFQGRQNMKPAAYSQILEQIIRIALIAVLTKTFIPFGIEYAAAAAMFASVIGELVSLVFLMTTFKLKKRFPLRKKFFSYIQSGKATFYELMNVALPTTGSRLIGNVSWFLEPIVVSHSLALAGVAAVDATKQYGALTGYALPLLLLPSFITYSLATSLVPAISEANSQNNSRLIEYRVQQSLRFSLITGGLAVVVLYVLAEELMQVMYGSKSGAPFIKLLAPFFLFYYYQGPLQAVLQALDLARAAMINSLIGNVVKIAVIFLLASQPGFGIYGAALGIVVGFVLVTMLHCATVIKAISFTFFIRDYIKTFIVMGATGWCGYWLMENSFLGSPLFLKVMASATGMTFIYFILLLLFGLLKGDEIKRIPWIGKPLSKLSFR; from the coding sequence ATGTCTAAGTTTCTTAAGGGAACGATTATTTTATTAATAGCGGGTTTAGTGACAAGAGTTTTAGGCTTTATCAATCGGATTGTCATTGCCCGTTTCATCGGCGAAGAAGGCGTTGGGCTTTATATGATGGCATTTCCGACTCTTATGCTTGTGATAGCCATTACTCAGCTTGGGCTGCCTGTTGCCATTTCAAAAAACGTAGCGGAGGCAGAAGCAAAAGGGGACTTTCAAAAGGTAAAAAAAATTCTCGTTGTTTCATTAGCAACAACTGTATCATTATCAGTTATTTTTACTCCGTCGCTTATCATCTTGGCTCCTTATTTATCTGAAACTCTTTTTACCGATTCGCGCACAATTTATCCTTTGCTGGCAATTGCACCGATTGTTCCGATCGTTGCCGTTTCATCCGTCATCCGCGGCTATTTTCAGGGAAGGCAAAATATGAAACCGGCAGCCTATTCGCAAATTCTGGAGCAAATTATTCGAATAGCTCTTATTGCAGTATTAACAAAAACATTTATTCCTTTTGGAATTGAATATGCAGCAGCAGCAGCTATGTTTGCGTCTGTCATCGGTGAATTGGTTTCTCTCGTTTTTTTAATGACAACCTTTAAACTTAAAAAGCGCTTTCCACTCAGAAAAAAGTTTTTTTCGTATATTCAATCAGGAAAAGCAACGTTTTACGAACTGATGAATGTTGCACTTCCAACGACTGGAAGCCGGCTAATCGGAAATGTGTCCTGGTTTCTTGAACCTATCGTTGTCTCACACAGCCTGGCGCTTGCCGGTGTAGCAGCTGTGGATGCTACAAAACAGTATGGAGCTTTAACTGGGTATGCGTTGCCGCTTTTGCTTTTGCCGTCTTTTATTACGTATTCTTTAGCAACCTCACTTGTACCCGCAATCAGTGAAGCAAATTCGCAAAATAATTCGCGCCTAATTGAATATCGTGTTCAACAATCGCTCCGATTTTCATTAATAACAGGCGGACTTGCTGTTGTTGTTCTTTACGTTTTAGCGGAAGAACTGATGCAAGTCATGTACGGTTCAAAAAGCGGTGCTCCATTTATTAAACTTTTGGCTCCTTTCTTTTTGTTCTACTATTACCAAGGCCCCTTGCAAGCAGTTCTTCAAGCACTGGACCTTGCAAGGGCGGCCATGATCAACAGTTTAATTGGAAATGTAGTAAAAATTGCTGTTATTTTTCTTTTGGCAAGCCAGCCAGGGTTCGGTATTTACGGTGCGGCTTTAGGAATCGTTGTTGGATTTGTTCTTGTCACAATGCTCCACTGTGCAACAGTTATTAAAGCGATTTCATTCACATTTTTCATTCGTGATTACATAAAAACATTTATTGTTATGGGAGCTACGGGATGGTGCGGCTATTGGCTGATGGAAAACAGTTTCCTGGGATCTCCGCTTTTTCTTAAAGTAATGGCTTCAGCAACCGGAATGACATTCATCTACTTTATTCTTCTGTTATTATTTGGATTATTAAAAGGCGATGAAATAAAACGTATCCCATGGATAGGAAAGCCTCTTTCGAAACTATCTTTCAGATAA
- a CDS encoding DUF421 domain-containing protein — MEEYILITFRTLFVYGLILLIFRLMGKREIGELSVLDLVVNIMVAELAVVAIENTKDPLSHTVLPMGLLMIVQFVLAFLSLKSKKFRDIVDGMPTVIINKGKIDEEAMRKYRYNFDDLMLQLRENKIQNIADVEFAILEPSGNLSVFEKKDSKGNITMPLIIDGAIQEENLRNINKTNLWLRQELRNMGYKDIKEISFCSFQDGQFFIDLKDQK, encoded by the coding sequence ATGGAAGAATACATTCTCATTACATTTCGAACATTATTCGTTTACGGTTTGATTTTGCTTATTTTTCGGCTGATGGGCAAAAGGGAAATTGGTGAATTGAGCGTCTTAGATCTCGTCGTAAATATTATGGTTGCGGAGTTGGCGGTTGTGGCGATTGAAAATACGAAGGATCCTCTTAGCCATACTGTACTGCCGATGGGATTATTAATGATTGTCCAATTTGTTCTTGCGTTCCTTTCGTTAAAAAGTAAGAAATTTCGGGATATCGTTGATGGCATGCCAACGGTTATTATTAATAAAGGAAAAATTGACGAAGAAGCAATGAGGAAATACCGGTATAATTTTGATGATTTGATGCTGCAATTAAGGGAAAATAAAATTCAAAATATCGCCGATGTCGAATTTGCGATTTTAGAGCCGTCTGGAAACCTTTCGGTCTTTGAGAAAAAAGATAGTAAAGGGAATATTACGATGCCGCTTATTATTGACGGGGCCATTCAGGAAGAAAACTTAAGAAATATTAATAAAACAAATTTATGGCTTCGACAGGAATTGCGCAACATGGGCTATAAGGATATAAAAGAGATTTCATTTTGCAGCTTTCAGGATGGACAGTTTTTTATTGATCTTAAGGATCAGAAATAA
- a CDS encoding TIGR04086 family membrane protein, translating into MKRLDILPVGMEKERVKIETKSFGTAVLYGVIGIFLFAIISSFIFSLILRFTSAQESGIQTIVTIISFTTLFLGGFISGGKGKQKGWLLGGLTGLVYSLIVFLFQFLGLDSLFTLKQVIYHICYTLVAMMGGILGVNLSSKTRNS; encoded by the coding sequence ATGAAGCGGCTTGATATATTGCCAGTCGGCATGGAAAAGGAGAGGGTGAAAATAGAGACAAAAAGTTTCGGTACGGCTGTTTTGTACGGGGTTATCGGAATATTCTTATTTGCGATAATAAGCAGCTTTATCTTTTCCCTTATTTTGCGGTTCACTTCTGCTCAAGAGTCCGGAATCCAAACGATTGTAACGATCATATCCTTTACTACACTATTTCTCGGCGGTTTTATTTCAGGGGGAAAAGGGAAGCAAAAAGGGTGGCTGCTCGGGGGCTTAACAGGCCTTGTATATTCACTAATCGTCTTCTTGTTCCAATTTCTTGGCTTGGATAGTCTGTTTACATTGAAACAAGTTATTTATCATATCTGTTATACCCTTGTGGCGATGATGGGGGGAATTCTCGGGGTAAATTTGTCGTCAAAAACAAGAAATTCATAA
- a CDS encoding TetR/AcrR family transcriptional regulator: MSPKVSEEHREYRRRKILEAAIRVFKRKGYEKTTMQDIVDESGMSRGGVYLYFSNREDLFKELIHFIDKQQEEEIDLLYHDVSSIWEGVLQFLESQEQEIMEVDESLIPVILEYYMIDLREKTKDAFLFNRYQKAVKVVELLFQKGVVHGEFKPVIPISEVARFVVAFLDGLIMEAIYLGTEEVKIKQQMNTLRHMLKNLLGVKQN, translated from the coding sequence ATGTCACCGAAAGTTTCTGAAGAACATCGTGAATATCGCCGTCGCAAGATATTAGAGGCAGCTATTCGTGTTTTTAAAAGAAAAGGATATGAAAAGACAACTATGCAAGATATCGTTGATGAATCAGGCATGAGCCGGGGAGGGGTCTATTTATATTTTTCCAATCGCGAAGATCTGTTTAAAGAATTAATCCATTTTATTGATAAGCAACAAGAAGAAGAGATTGATCTTTTGTATCATGATGTTTCATCTATTTGGGAAGGAGTACTTCAGTTTTTGGAGTCTCAGGAACAAGAAATTATGGAAGTAGATGAAAGCTTGATTCCAGTAATTCTTGAGTATTACATGATTGATTTGCGTGAAAAGACCAAAGATGCTTTTTTATTCAATCGCTATCAAAAAGCGGTGAAAGTAGTTGAACTTTTGTTTCAAAAAGGAGTCGTCCATGGGGAATTTAAGCCCGTGATTCCTATTTCTGAAGTTGCACGTTTTGTAGTGGCCTTTTTAGATGGATTGATTATGGAAGCAATTTATTTAGGTACAGAAGAAGTAAAAATAAAACAACAGATGAATACCTTGCGTCATATGCTAAAAAACTTGTTAGGAGTAAAGCAGAATTAA